A genomic region of Tamandua tetradactyla isolate mTamTet1 chromosome 2, mTamTet1.pri, whole genome shotgun sequence contains the following coding sequences:
- the AJM1 gene encoding apical junction component 1 homolog, with translation MTRTDPPDLLVSTVYQDIKVAAPGPVSRRLPCERAMARPAAPARFNKRHCRSFDFLEALDGPPMEVRVGPGRPEPPPPEPVAPRPRPRDGEPRRRTRSKSAPRAPPGLAPVAPASPPVLQRRGREAQRAARTEGSPHREPTYPALRALANELHPIKLQPQRGGPGRIAPLCAAASSRCPPPEPPPGPAPHVRCRLDIKPDDAVLQHAARGSRPSGPAEAGPWARAAPQLHGLTVPGPRHVALSRTPTPSESYCADPRALYCDGPLPGPRDSAERRGLPFTTPPGPTQFFYTEEPDGYPGAFPVSPGPPFDYCPRSYPLDELPRPSPPRGGGYYAGDVRTFPIQEPPSRSYYYSEATPARAYGQPCGPRYAPEESRVHPTTRPFYSEDFGRYRERDVLPRTYPHPRGSPAWGDWGLRPYRTLQVAPPPNPGPLLASWHGGTGTSPPRLVTDSRHYSRSWDNILAPGPRREDPLGRGRSYENLLGREAREPRGASPEGRRPPVVVNLSTSPRRYAALSLSETSLCEKGRAGEGPGRAWYVTPEITITDNDLRAGERQAARGWEPSGDHPRPPPPPAVPEGPTSGRQRSLEQLDELITDLVIDSRPPAGPAAEPAAANLGRQLRRLLDSRPEGPGGPALSPPRSPPASAGSVEEPAGTGEPADASPEPSADEDDLMTCSNARCRRTETMFNACLYFKSCHSCYTYYCSRLCRREDWDAHKARCVYGRVGSVCRHVLQFCRDSGPVHRAFSRIARVGFLSRGRGVLFLGFPSPGSADNFLRFGLEGLLLSPTYLSLRELATHAAPLGSYARELAAAGRLYEPAECFLLSVSVAVGPGAALPGAPARPAPRSPGPTVRKFAKVALAAGSPARPPPPLGREPEMETLILTPPPGTAGLDQEGEAGRRAREVAFIHIQRELRLRGVFLRREFPRVYEQLCEFVESNRRFTPTTIYPTDRRTGRPFMCMVMAASEPRALDWVASANLLDDLM, from the coding sequence ATGACCCGCACGGACCCGCCGGACCTGCTGGTGTCAACCGTGTACCAGGACATCAAGGTGGCGGCTCCGGGCCCCGTGTCGCGGCGCCTGCCATGTGAACGCGCCATGGCCCGGCCTGCTGCGCCCGCGCGGTTCAACAAGCGCCACTGCCGCAGCTTCGACTTCCTGGAGGCGCTGGACGGGCCGCCCATGGAGGTTCGCGTGGGACCCGGGCGCCCCGAGCCACCGCCCCCGGAGCCCGTAGCGCCACGCCCCCGACCCCGCGATGGCGAGCCCCGGCGCCGCACCCGCTCCAAGAGCGCGCCCCGCGCGCCCCCGGGCCTGGCGCCCGTCGCCCCCGCCTCGCCCCCAGTGCTGCAGCGTCGAGGCCGGGAGGCCCAACGCGCGGCGCGGACCGAAGGGTCGCCACACCGGGAGCCCACGTACCCCGCGCTGCGCGCGCTCGCCAACGAGCTGCACCCCATCAAGCTGCAGCCGCAGCGGGGCGGCCCGGGCCGCATAGCGCCCCTGTGCGCCGCCGCATCCAGCCGCTGCCCACCGCCGGAGCCGCCCCCGGGACCCGCCCCCCACGTCCGCTGTCGCCTGGACATCAAGCCGGACGATGCGGTGCTACAACACGCTGCCCGGGGCTCGCGGCCCTCGGGGCCCGCTGAGGCTGGGCCCTGGGCCCGCGCCGCCCCGCAGCTGCACGGCCTTACGGTGCCCGGGCCTCGTCATGTGGCGCTGTCACGCACGCCCACCCCCAGTGAATCGTACTGCGCGGACCCCCGGGCGCTCTACTGCGATGGGCCCCTACCTGGGCCCCGCGACTCTGCAGAGCGCCGCGGCCTGCCCTTCACCACCCCGCCGGGTCCCACCCAGTTCTTCTACACCGAGGAGCCCGACGGCTATCCCGGAGCCTTTCCGGTCAGTCCCGGCCCTCCCTTCGACTACTGCCCGAGGTCCTACCCGCTGGATGAGCTCCCGAGGCCCAGTCCTCCGCGCGGGGGCGGCTACTATGCAGGGGACGTCCGGACCTTCCCGATCCAGGAACCTCCCTCCCGCTCCTACTACTACAGCGAGGCCACCCCAGCGCGAGCCTACGGCCAGCCCTGCGGCCCCCGCTATGCCCCCGAGGAGTCCCGCGTCCACCCCACCACCCGCCCCTTCTACAGCGAGGACTTCGGACGGTACCGCGAGCGTGACGTCCTGCCTCGGACTTACCCTCACCCTCGCGGCAGTCCAGCGTGGGGCGACTGGGGCCTCCGGCCCTACCGCACCCTGCAGGTGGCCCCGCCCCCCAACCCCGGACCGTTGCTCGCCTCGTGGCACGGTGGTACAGGCACCAGCCCACCCCGGCTGGTTACCGACAGTCGCCACTACTCGCGCTCCTGGGACAACATTCTGGCGCCCGGGCCTCGCCGGGAGGACCCCCTGGGCCGCGGCCGCAGTTATGAAAACCTGCTGGGGCGGGAGGCGCGGGAGCCGCGAGGCGCCTCCCCCGAAGGCCGGCGCCCTCCTGTCGTCGTGAACCTATCCACCTCGCCCAGACGCTACGCGGCACTGTCATTGTCCGAGACGTCGCTATGCGAGAAGGGCAGGGCCGGCGAGGGCCCGGGCCGCGCGTGGTACGTTACACCAGAGATCACCATCACTGACAACGACCTGCGCGCCGGGGAGCGCCAGGCAGCCAGGGGCTGGGAGCCGTCCGGGGACCACCCGCGGCCGCCGCCACCGCCGGCGGTCCCTGAGGGTCCCACCTCAGGCCGCCAGCGCAGCCTCGAGCAGCTGGACGAACTCATCACCGACCTGGTCATCGATTCACGGCCCCCCGCCGGCCCAGCCGCTGAGCCCGCGGCCGCCAATCTGGGCCGCCAGCTACGCCGCCTGCTGGACTCCAGGCCCGAGGGCCCCGGCGGCCCCGCGCTATCGCCCCCACGCTCACCGCCCGCGTCGGCAGGTAGCGTTGAGGAGCCCGCGGGCACCGGGGAGCCGGCCGATGCGTCGCCCGAGCCCAGCGCGGACGAGGACGACCTGATGACTTGCTCCAACGCGCGCTGCCGGCGCACCGAGACCATGTTCAACGCCTGCCTCTACTTCAAGTCGTGCCACAGCTGCTACACCTACTACTGCTCGCGCCTGTGCCGCCGCGAGGACTGGGACGCGCACAAGGCGCGCTGCGTTTATGGCCGCGTGGGCAGCGTGTGCCGCCACGTGCTACAGTTCTGCCGCGACAGCGGCCCGGTGCACCGCGCCTTCTCGCGCATCGCGCGCGTCGGCTTCCTGTCGCGCGGCCGCGGCGTGCTCTTTCTGGGCTTCCCGAGCCCCGGCTCGGCCGACAACTTCCTGCGCTTCGGTCTCGAGGGGCTGCTGCTGTCGCCCACCTACCTGTCGCTGCGCGAGCTGGCCACGCACGCCGCGCCCCTGGGCAGCTACGCGCGCGAGCTGGCGGCCGCTGGGCGCCTTTACGAGCCGGCCGAGTGCTTTCTGCTCAGCGTGTCCGTGGCCGTGGGCCCCGGCGCCGCACTCCCTGGCGCCCCGGCCCGGCCCGCCCCGCGTAGCCCGGGCCCCACGGTGCGCAAATTCGCCAAGGTGGCACTGGCGGCCGGCAGTCCCGCGCGCCCGCCCCCGCCGCTGGGCCGCGAGCCCGAAATGGAGACGCTGATCCTGACGCCGCCGCCCGGCACGGCCGGCCTGGACCAGGAGGGCGAGGCGGGGCGGCGCGCGCGCGAGGTGGCCTTTATTCACATCCAGCGCGAGTTGCGCCTCCGCGGCGTCTTTCTGCGCCGCGAGTTCCCGCGCGTCTACGAGCAGCTCTGTGAGTTCGTGGAATCCAACCGGCGCTTCACGCCCACCACCATCTATCCCACAGACCGGCGCACCGGCCGCCCTTTCATGTGCATGGTCATGGCCGCGTCCGAGCCACGTGCGCTCGACTGGGTGGCCAGCGCCAACCTGCTGGACGACCTCATGTGA